DNA sequence from the Bradyrhizobium sp. CIAT3101 genome:
ATGCTTCCATTCGTCGACGCCGCAATCGGCCTGCAACTACATGATCTTCAAGAACCCCGAGTTCGACAAGATCATGGACGAGGCAGGGCAGGCCGACGATTCATCCAAGCGCACCCAGCTGCTGCAAAAGGCCAACGCGCTGCTCTACGAGGAGGCGCCGGTCTGGTTCTTCAACTACAACAAGGCCGTCATGGCCGTGCAGCCCTGGCTCCATGGCGTTCAGCTCAACGCGACGGAGCTGACCCATCAGAACGTCGAGGAGCTCTGGGTCGACGAGACCTCGCCGGCAAAGTAACACGCGTTCTCGTGCTCCCTTCATCGCCATGAGCGATGAAGGGAGGGAAGAAAGTGCCGATGCTCTCCTTCCTGATCCGTCGCCTTCTGCAGACCATTCCGACCGTGCTGGCCGTCGTGCTGCTGGTCTTCGTGCTGTTCAGCGTCGTTCCCGGCAGCATCGCCTCGACCATGAGCGACGACGTCGATCCCCAGGTCGAGCTGCGCCTGAAGCAGCAGCTCGGCCTGAACGATCCCGTCTATGTGCGCTTCGGCAATTACATCGCCAAGCTCGCGACCGGTGATTTCGGCACCTCGTTCCGGACGCGCGAGCCGGTGACATCGATGATTGCCAAGCGGGCCTGGCCGACGTTGCAGCTGATCTTCACGGCGATGGCATTTGCGGTTCTGCTCGGCGTGCCGCTCGGTTTCGTCGCCGCATTGCGGCCGGGCGGTCTCGTCGACACGCTCGCAATGGTCGTGGCGGTGTCCGGCCTTTCCATCGCCAAATTCTGGCTCGGATTGGTGATCATGTACGTCTTTGCGTTGAAGCTCGGCTGGCTGCCGAGTTTCGGCTATGGCGATGGCGGCCTGAAATATCTGCTGCTGCCGGCCTTGACGCTCGGCGTCTCGCCGATGGCGCTGTTTGCCCGGACGACGCGCGCCGCCGTCCTCGAGATCATGACGGCTGATTTCGTCCGCACCGCGCGCTCCAAGGGCATGAGCGAGACGCGCGTGGTGAAGTGGCACGTCATGCGCAACGCGCTCGTCATCATTCTCACCACCGTCGGCCTGCAATTCGGCGGGCTGATGGGGCAGGCGGTCGTGGTCGAGAAGCTGTTCTCCTGGCCGGGCATCGGCTCGCTGCTGGTCGACAGCGTCCTGCAGCGCGACATTCCCGCCGTCCAGGGCTCCATTCTCGTGGTCGTGCTGGCCTTCCTCGCGATCAATTTGCTGATCGATCTGCTCTACGGCGTGATCGATCCCAGGATCAGATACGCATGAAGCTGCGCGCCAACCTCATCATTGGCGGCGCGTTGTTTGCGCTCGCCATCCTGGTCGGCGTGCTCGCGCCCTGGCTGGCGCACACCGATCCCGTCCTGGACGCCAACCTCATGAATGCGGAGGAGCCGCCGAGCTGGACCTGGTGGTTCGGCACCGACGACCAGGGCCGCGACATCTATTCCCGCGTCGTCTACGGCGCCCGCGTCTCACTGACGGTCGGCATCGTCTCGCAGCTCATCAACAGCGTCATCGGCGTGGCGCTGGGCCTCAGCGCAGGCTATTGGGGCGGCTGGTGGGACGACGTCGTCAACGCCCTGACCAACGTCATGCTGGCGATCCCCTCGCTGATCTTCGCGCTGGCCATCATGGCGGTGCTTGGCCCCGGCCTGACCAGTCTCCTGATTGCACTCGGATTGACCAACTGGTCCTTCACCTGCCGGATCGCGCGGGCCTCGGCGCTGTCGCTGAGGAGCCAGGGCTATGTTCAGGCCGCCACCGTGCTCGGCTACGGCGATCT
Encoded proteins:
- a CDS encoding ABC transporter permease, whose product is MLSFLIRRLLQTIPTVLAVVLLVFVLFSVVPGSIASTMSDDVDPQVELRLKQQLGLNDPVYVRFGNYIAKLATGDFGTSFRTREPVTSMIAKRAWPTLQLIFTAMAFAVLLGVPLGFVAALRPGGLVDTLAMVVAVSGLSIAKFWLGLVIMYVFALKLGWLPSFGYGDGGLKYLLLPALTLGVSPMALFARTTRAAVLEIMTADFVRTARSKGMSETRVVKWHVMRNALVIILTTVGLQFGGLMGQAVVVEKLFSWPGIGSLLVDSVLQRDIPAVQGSILVVVLAFLAINLLIDLLYGVIDPRIRYA
- a CDS encoding ABC transporter permease, with the protein product MKLRANLIIGGALFALAILVGVLAPWLAHTDPVLDANLMNAEEPPSWTWWFGTDDQGRDIYSRVVYGARVSLTVGIVSQLINSVIGVALGLSAGYWGGWWDDVVNALTNVMLAIPSLIFALAIMAVLGPGLTSLLIALGLTNWSFTCRIARASALSLRSQGYVQAATVLGYGDLRIMITQLLPNMLGPIVVIGTLGMGSAVLSEAALSFLGLGVRPPFPSWGSMLSDARDQITTAPWLSIFPGLAIFLTVLGLNLLGDGLRDILDPQSRSRRT